tctctctcaatcgtTGTACatctctatcacactctctctcgctctttcttgctctctctcaattcaaaggggctttattggcatgggaaatatgtttacattgccaaagcaagtaaaataaacaaaagtgagaGGATCATTTAACAACGTCAACAAAAAACTAttagaaatgaacagtaaacattgatTGCCGTCTTCTCATGGCAACGggccacaaatcttgctgctatgATTGCACATTGTGGTATTTTGCCAAACAGATATGGGAGCTTATCAATGTTGGATTTTGTGGACACTATACAAATCATTCCTACTGAATATGTGGTGTACTTAACTGCAGTATAGTATTATGACTGTTCATGGGAGCATTGTTATTATGGACATGTGTTGACTGTGACCTTTACCCAGAGTCGGTACATTATTAATGTGACACTGCCTCATGTTGAGTTGGGTATATCACTCCTGTTTTCTACCATTTCTACATGGCTGTACACCTTTATTTTGGAGTTTGCAAGTAAAGACAATGAACCTTGAAATGCTTGTGGATATTCCTTGTCAAGTtctcaaattctttgtgggtctgtgtgatctgAGGGAAATCTGTGTCTGTGGTcataggaagtgcagctcagtttccaccaaTTTTGTTGACAATGGGCAcatcctgtcttctcttgagagccaggtctgcctataaCGACCACTCAATAGCCAGGCTatgctcgctgagtctgtacGTAGTCAAGGATTttgggtcaggtattctgccactgtgtactcctCTGTTTAggactctctcggtctctctccctccatccatatcaCTCCCTCCTATTTCCTCCCTCAATTACACTTCTGTcgctaacctctccctctctctttaggtGTATGTGTTGTGTGGAGGGCGTGAGTGCACAGGGATAGTGGAGCAACACAACCATGTGGATAATGAGGTGGCCGTCCTACTGCCTGTCCTGGGACAGCATGTCCTGAGGAAACTAGAGGACGTATGGACCTGCCCCACCGTACCGCCTCCACCTTCTACTACGACACAAGGCACAGGCAGACCACACCAAATGTCCTCCTGCATCGACGTGCCCAGGAGGTTAGTGTAGTGTGGATGTCATTTGTGTGTTAACTGGAGCAGGGTATGCATTTCCCTGtcattgtgtgtgtctctctctctataccttatCGTTCTCCCTGCTACAGGAGTGCGGAGACTATGGATGAGATGATGGCAGCCCTAGTTCTGACCAGCCTGTCCTGCAACCCTCTGGTCCCGAGCCCTCCTCAGAGAGACACAGTCACAGGTAATTCATTGACAGAATAATTGATTGAGTGATAAGCTCTTGgttatatttttttctctcccagTTTTTGTCAATCATTGCAGCACtagtaaggtgtgtgtgtctcagttggtagagcatattGTTTACAACGCCACGATTGTAGGTTCAATTCCCATAGGGGTCCAGTACGAATATGTATGCACTGTAAGTTACTTCTGGATAAGTtaataatgtgtgtgtacagCAGGTTCTGCTGGTATGGAGTGTGGAGGCGGGGAACTCTCAGACAGTGGAAGTAGTGGCTACTGGAGCTGTGACCATGGCTACGGAAGCCCGGCTCCCTCTCCACCAATCACAGAAATAGAGGATCACAGCCTGTCCATGCCCCCTGATGAGGGATTGGACATGGAGCAGGTGCTGTTTGACGAGCCAGCACCACGGAAACGCAGGGTGAGTTGGGTAGTCACGGGGACAGACTTGCTAAAATTGACCAATGTGCTTGCCAGTAAATTCTGTCACATATCAGCTACTTGTTCTTGATTTAATGTTCCATCAGCCTTGCTTACCTGTGAACTTGTTTCCTCTCAGAACTCAGTGAAGTTGGCCTACAGGTGTCTGTGGCCAAACTGTGGGAAGATTCTGAAGTCTGTCGTTGGGATTAAACGTCACATCCGTACCCTGCACCTGGGGTAAGTGTCTAGGGATGAGACTTATCTTTGGTGCAAAAATGGTGGCCGTTGACATTATAAAGTCTTAACTTTTATTATCAGATGATGTGACAGCGCTTCTACTAGCAGTAATAGTGGCACAAGAAAACAACTGTTGCATTaatctatgtactgtatatccacgTGTTTTCAGCCAAGTCAGTGAGCATGAGCGTTGCTCCTGCAGCGAGGAGGACTTCTACTACACAGAGATCCATCAGCGGGAGGCGCGGCCTCTCACCCGACCTCTAGGGGTCTCCACCCCCAGCACCCCATGGCCGGCCTCCACCTCCAGCCCCTCTCCCGCTGGCGTAGGACCAGGAGCTGGAGGAGACTCTCCCACAGAAGTGAGCCCCCAGCTCAGCCAGTCTGCCCCCTCCACCCCAGACTTCTTCTGGCAGGTCCACTCTGAGCACTCCTACCAGGTTAGCACTAGGACAACTGCCCTCCCTGCTATTCATGTCTATGTTATCTCTGTTCTGCACACCGGGAATGAAAAGTGGAAAACAAATGTGTTTCTTGAGTTAAATATATAACAAGCATGCTATGAGCATCTATTGCAAACTCTGTTTTTGTATGTGGTTATATAGCCTATTGTTTCATATTTCGCAATCAATGATCCTAACTGATCGCAATCATTGATCACTTTATTTATCTCTAGGTTCCAGTCCAGGTGGTGGCTCCACCTGTCTCGGTCTCCTCCTGCCATTGTACCACACCTACCTCAACCCTCCACCCAAGACAGGTAAACTTGCCTGAAGCACTGGGTGGGTAGAGTTTGCACTTTAGGACTGAAGGAATGGTCTCAAATGTGCAAACCCCGCCGATCCCACACCCCTGCTGAGCTAAATCAAATGCGCCTAGAGAAAAGTGTTGGTAAAGGAGCTGGACAACACCAATGAAATGACAATCAACACAACCCTGACTCCTGGGGCTCTTGGACTCAACCGTCACTGCAGAATCCAATAGGAGAATCTCAAGGGAAATTCCCTGTAGATAATTGATTTATAAACACTCAGTTAAGAATCTACTGTACAACTGCTGTTCATGCTCTATATATATGCTATTTTCGCTGGTAGAATTAAACATATTTTTGCCCTTTAAACACAGAATTGTCCATATATCCTAGCGTTTTGAATTCATCACATATTTGCTTTTAAAAGTGGAATATTTGCAGAAACATTTCCCATACAGTATGTGTTTGGAGAATTGAATTCAGTCCATCAGGGAAAAATAGCATTTGTTTTTTAGGATAGATTTAGTGCCCTGTCTCCAGAGCTGCTCTATACTGCCAATAGTGTCATGGATATTTACCAGCTAATCCCCTGTTGATTTGATCATATTTTCTTTCCATCGCTGAACTGGCTGCCTTTGCCTCCACTGGCCCATAGTTTCTCGTTAGCTGGTGCTACAACACTGCCACCTATCGATATGTAGTAGAAACTGCTGGTAATTTATTTGTAACAACACGTGGACACTGGCGTGATCAAGCCACTGCAGTAGTCTGCAGCGGTACACACAAAGAGAAATCAACGCTGATGCCGTTTCAGCAGTTAACATGCATCGTTCAGTTTACTGTAATCTAAATACGCATTGCATGAATGCTAAAATAGTGGATGAAGACTTTCCTTACTTTCACCAGTGTTGTTTTGCTGGACCTTGCAGTATTGTGAGAGATGGCAACATCAAATGCAATATGTTGTAATTTATTTTATTAGTGTACTTGTCAGCAACCATGCATAACAAATGCATTGAACCAGATTGATCTACACCGCTCAGGTCCCATCTGTAGTATTATTGATATTTAcagattttaaaaatattttccttTAGGGTTGTAGATTTCTCAGCACAACATATGTTCAATTCAGTTGTGGGTTATTTGTATAAAATTAGACAGATTAGTTAGTTTTTGGTAATTGGTTAGACTACTGAGTTTACACTTATTTATAGTGGCTGTCCTTGTCTCCTCTCATCTGCAGTTCCTTTCCCTTCAGTGGAGGTAAAGGATAGATGTGGAAAAGTAGCCTTTTGAAAGGACATTATGCTCTTCATCACCCATAACAAAGGCAGTCATAATGTGTATGTTCTGTTGTTTTTCTATGCACTGCTTCTCACCTGTTTCCCCCTCTGTCCACCAGGGTGCATCGTTCCGTGTGAGGTCAGTCAGTGTGGGAGAACAGTGGCTGCAGCAGCAGAGTTCCCCCATCAGACCACACCCTGTCAGCACCTCTCCCCAACGCAGCCACTGGTCCGCAAGGTGAGATATTTATACTATTACTAATGTATCACTATTGATAACATTTTAATGCCTCATATCTGCCTCAGTCAATCTGAGTCTACAGTCATTTCCCTTCTCGCCGATCTGATTTTTCTGTCTTTTCCTCACTCTTATCTATGCATCTCCTAACTTAtgactctctctccatttctgttCATTACATTTACTGTAAATTgacttcccctccccctctttccctccctcttttctctctatagGAGAATCCGTGGCGAGGCGAAGAAGTGCCGTAAGGTGTACGGCATTGAGCACCGGGACCAGTGGTGCACCGCCTGTCGCTGGAAGAAAGCCTGCCAGCGCTTCCTCGACTGAACCCCTCAcagaagagggggatgaagagcgagagaaagaaagactgaGCTGTCACCTCTTCGAGTGAAGACTGAGGAAAGATCTGGGGGGTCAACCAGTGGAGCACCATGTACGTTGAtgtttatttctttctttaaaaaaaaaaaacgtttttgtaCTTTTTACCACTTTACTAAAAGTTTTATGTATTTTGTTCATGTCTTTGACAACTTCGGGTTCTTGTGTGTTGGTGCTCATGGTGAACTCTGCGTGGGGCAGGCAGCTAAATGACCTATGACTGGTAAGCTATGACCTTTACCAGAAGCATAGTTTTGCTTCTCaattcccctgtcttcctgcccAGGGAGGGGCTATAAAGGAAGTGGAACGTGTGATCCTCTCTTCCAAATCTTTGGCTATAACTTATAAACAGCAGCTCTTCTATACCCAGCAGCTATATAGGGGATGTCTATAGATCTATGACATCATGCCATCCATAACTTGGCTTGGAAACATGGCTTTTGCTGCCTGTTGCTAATTGTGGGCCTGAGCCAGACAGGAGCTGAGCAGAACATCTGATCTGTAAATTAACCTAACTTCCAAACGCCTGGGCAAGAACAGATCCGTATGATACAAAGGTTAACCGATCTATCAGGCTTTGGCTTCCTGTCTGTGCATGCAGTGGAGAATGATGACAAGGAGAAGAACGTAAAGTGATACTAGGAGGGAGCTAGCCCTATGTGACAGAGGTGAAGCCTCACTAAATACTTAGGTCCTGTAAATAGCATGCTTGTTACCATGTCAGAGAAGAGAATTGCAGTCAACTTGCTCATTTATTTGTTAAAAAGTATTGAGTTTCATTTATACCAGCTCTTGTCAATTGCATATAGTGCACGGATTGGTTGAGAGAATCCCCCTTGACCTATAGGATTCCATCTGCTCATGATCTACCAAGCGTCGGTAACCAGGAAGTTGTGTCCTAAACATTGAGAATGGGTTGGAGGAGGAGTAAAATGCAGATTTGGGAGTCATTAGCCCAACCTGTCTGTCATAAGCCATTTATTCCTGCAAATGTGTATGTAGCTTTTTTTGTAATGTATTTGGCTTTTTTAAGggaacaaaaacatgttttttggtGATGTTGAATATGTTAATTTGTATTGTGTTTTGTTATATTATCCAGAAATGTTGTCTATATTTTGCAACTTGTCGTTTTTCTAAGGTGTGTTAAATACAATGTTCCGCCAAGAATTACCATGTTGTGGGATATAGGAATGAATTCACATACTTTAGACCAATCAGATGTCATACACATTGATTTTCACTTCTCTGAGCATGATGTAACCAACTGTTAAAGTTAAGGACCCAGTATCTCATCCTTCTTGTTAGCAGCTACGGTAGCTATCCTTTCTGGTATGCCTTAAAGTCTTCTTAGTTACACCAGAAATAGTCTGTAATATAGCCTCGTAACAGGCTTTGGTTATGCTAACGGATATCATTTCAGAGCACTAGTCTATAATTAAAGAGACACTATGACAGAATAGGACATGAAAGTATTGGTTCCCTTTAAAACATGGAGGTCATTGGCAGCTTTGGTCTCTTACTCACATCGTTGTAATAAAATGAGCCATTTGTATAAATGATTCCTGACAAAATATAATCTCCATACATTTGCCATATGCTTGGATATCCCACACTCCAGTACCAGCCTCAGTACTGCTGAAACACTAACTGAATTATGTTATCGAGGTTCCAGGTTTGATGTGGAATGTGCCACGTGGTGCCAATAATAAGAACTAAAATATGGTGCCAAGATTGAGTCTGAAACATTTACATGGCTAAGGGTTTATCTAGAATGATATGCTGCATTGTGGCCCTAAACCCTTGTCACTCTGCCACTTATTGTAAATTAACTTGCATAAACAGATGTTTCATATGTTAACCCAAAATGCTTGTTTATTGAAACTCATGTTTCCTTGCAGTAAGCCAATGTATCCACAgaagcaaaaaagtgttatatattgtgttacGTATagttaactgccaaaataatggaaatacttgagtaaatgagggatacaaggTATATTGAAATCAGATGCTTCCACAAAGTTGTCGTTCCTGAGTTaaacaattaacatcccatcatgcttagggtcatgtataaaatgcCCAGTTGTCCATTGTtttggctagaagaagagatctcagtgactttgaaagaggggtcttaAAGGTGCATAGAGGGTTTAAAGAGCGTGTCAGTCATCAGATTTGAACCCAATTTAATaattatgggagattctggagcatcGCCTAAGACAGCGTTTTCCACTACCGTCAACAAAATACCAAATGATGGAATGGTGCCGCATCCCTCCGAGTTCCAGACACATGTAAAATCTATGTCAAGGTGTATTGACGCTGTTCTGGCGGcttgtggtggcccaacaccctaaaacactggtgtttcctttattttggcagttatctgtatgtactgtacctgGAGAAAGAAATGACCTCTGAATAAAGTAATTTTTTTATTATGATGCACTATTTTTATATGGAATCTGGAATGTTTTGGTCCTTTTGATGTTGAAATATGCTTGATAAAGATTAACCCTGTCTCTAGTAGTCTTTTATTCTCCTTTTTCAAATCTTGGCCTGAAGTTAGATGTAAAGTTTTACACCTTTCCATGTTGAGTTGTGAGCCTGCATCTATACAGATATTTTATTTGATCAAGAGAGGACATTTATTGTTATTATACAAGACATTTGGTGTGGACACTTTGTTTAATAAATGGAGCATTGTGGGATTCATACAAGATGTCATTGTCTTGTGAACATTCTAGAACGCTGGAACAAAACACCTCAAGACACTGAATCATTTGCTGCATAACAAGCCACAAAACAAATAGTAAACTATCTTTATTGATATGTGAAATTTCTGCTATTTACAGGTTTTATACTGCACAACAAAATGGTTTCACGTAATAACTCTGACCACTGTTCATACATACAGTAGGGTCTCTCAATGTTTTGGTGGTGTTGGAGGTGGAACTGCGTCAGATGCCAACTCCACAAGCGGCTCCTGGCATTCATCCTGAAGCTGACATTGTCATTGGCTGTACTAGGTACATtaagagaaatcccatgcagccttggTTACAAGTTGGAACACTGGAATGTAAGAGTAACTATTTCTTTATAGCCTACACCAGGGACCATCAACTACATTCAGTCACgggctgatttaaaaaaaaaaaaaattcttctTGACCAGATGGTCTGGGGGcctgaacataattacaaataatttgaagactgcaagaagcccaaacagatataacgtttgactaaaacataacgtttcttacatttgtatatgatcacataTCTATGTGTGGGAGTagtttggaacagatttcctcaatttaaatcacttggagctgatttgctgctGTTTTTTGTCTTTTATGTTAAAGTATTCTACTTTAATTGTtgggccgccagttggggaagCATGGCCTACACTTTCTCTTACCTTTTAACACTAGTGGGGCGGGTGTGGCTTGGTGACAATGATGGCAAGAGCAGTTGCTCACAGATTTGACAGCTCCGACACAGTTCCACCTCCAACACCGTCAAAACATGCACTATGCAGATGTCTGCTATCGCTGGTTAACACGTGAACTGATTGGCTACATCTGCGTCCGCTTCAAAAAACACATGCCAAGGTTCATTCTCAAGTCAGAACATTAGTTTTGCCAACAGATCATTGGTACATGAGCATGGATATATAATATGTCTTACGCAGTAGTAACAGTTAATTGGGATGTTTTGCTCCAAATTATAGTAGCCAGGGTTGAAATTGTTGGAGTTTGGAGAATAGTTCTGAAGATGTGAATAGGTTACAAGCCATCCACAAACCTAATACTGAGATTGtgttataatatatattatattatataacatAATCATGAACATATTTTAGCGCATTTTCAATTGGAAATCTGAAAGTCATTTTTGTGTTAGCCACTAGAGGGTAACCTAACAAAGAGAGTGCCTTGCCCGGTCACCAAACAAGCTCCCTCTCATGTACTGTACTGCTTCAGGAAATCCATGGAAACTTCACTAGTAAGTCATTTAAATTCATGAAGTTTACACTGAATTAGCCTATGTAATAATAATAGCCATAATTGATGAAGGCAAACATGGTTTGAAAAGTTACATTACAGATGCAGTATAGACAGCAAAACAAATACAGTGTGTTCATGTGTCTATAATATTAATCCAATGTGATTCTCTGATAAACCATTTAGCTATATACATGGTCTTTTTAATACTATTTTCTTAGTTTTTATTCATAATATGTTATTGTTATCAATGAGGAAATGCAGTATACAAGACTGAATCTATAATTGCTCCAGTGTGGATTTTCATGAGGGGTTGTGTTCAGAACAGAAGTTTAATCATCACCTTGGTGATGGATTTGAATATGTAGGGCGGGTTTGGGGGTTGCTAGGTTACGACATGTGCGTCATTGCCAGGGATACAGTTGCCGTGTGCGTTGCTACACCTTGTTCTGTTGGGTGATGTCAGCGGAGACGCTGTTGTAGGACTTGCTAGCTCGGGTGCTCATGCCCAGGTATTGCTTCAGGAACTCACTGAACCGTTTCTGGTTGTTCCACTTGCGGGCAGATTTCCGGACACCTATGAACCCGCCGTAGCGCTTCTGCAAGGGCCTCCCGGGGCCCATCAACTTCCTGTAGCCATGCCTTCCCTTCAGGAACCCCCCGAAGCGCTTCGACAGACTTATCCCCGCCGCTCcgtcctgctctctctccatcgcgTTATCCCCCTCTTCCTCGTCCCCCTCTTCCTCGTCCCTTTCCTGCATTTCCTGGGGCAGCTGGGAGTTGTAGACATCAGCGGTTAGCCGGCTCTCACTGCCCAGCTCGTCTATGCCCAGAGCACGGACCACGTGGTCAAACCTCTGCAGGGCTACTGGGTACATCAGCCCCCCTTCCCCCtgttcctcttcttcctctggcAGCATGGCTTCCACCTCCTTCTGGGCCCGGGTCAGCATGGCAGCGCCCCCTATGGGCAGGGAGGGTAACTGTGGGGAGGCTGAGGCCTTGCGGCACATGTCCCAAGTGAAGGCAGGGGACACGTTACCCTCACACTCCACCAGACACACCTGAGACGGGGAGGGAAACACAGAGCACATGGCCATTAGAGAGCAGCTCTCCCACAGACtatccacactgactctatccccatccacactgactctatccccatccacactgactctatccccatccacactgactctatccccatccacactgactctatgcccatccacactgactctatgcccatccacactgactctatgcccatccacactgactctatgcccatccacactgactctatgcccatccacactgactctatccccatccacactgactctatccccatccacactgactctatccccatccacactgactctatgcccatccacactgactctatgcccatccacactgactctatccccatccacactgactctatccccatccacactgactctatccccatccacactgaccccatccccatccacactgactctatccccatccacactgactctatccccatccacactgactctatccccatccacactgactctatgcccatccacactgactctatccccatccacactgactctatccccatccacactgactctatccccatccacactgactctatccccatccacactgactctatgcccatccacactgactctatgcccatccacactgactctatcctCATCCACACTAACTCTATGCCCatccacactgactctatgcCAATCCACACTGACACTCAAACACCTTCactgtcactcactcacacacaaaaacctcactcacacactcattcCTCACACCACACACTTATACCCACACGCAGACACCCCTCACACCTACGCTGCTGCTATAATGATTATTGGTTTGATATATTACTATCGTTATGCTACTGTTCATTGATTGCCATTTCCATGAGTATCTATCTTATATTTTATcatgctactggtcactattattCCTGTTTACATACTATTAGTATATTACCATAAGTATTTATTTAtgcctgctaccagtcactttttagCCCTGTTTACGTGTACACTCACCGGACAGTTttttaggtacaccaccccgttcacgaaaatggatcgctcctacagacagtgagtcacgtgacAGCCGTGGCTtgttatataaagcaggcagacaggtatcgaggcattcagttactgttctattgaatgttagaatgggcaaaaccaGTGACCTAAGTGACTGAGCGTGGTATGATCATTAATGCTAGGCACTCtggatccagtatctcagaaacagcctcctgggcttttcataCACGACACTgtctagggtttacagagaatgATGCGACAAACAAataacatccagtcagcggctgTCCTGTGGGagaaaacagctcattgatgagagaggttgaaggagaatggTAAGAaccgtgcaagctaacaggcgggtcacaaacagacaaataacggtgcagtacaacagtggtgtgcagaacggcatctcggaaacACACAACTCCTCAAATCCTTGTCAGGGATGGGCTATTGTAGTAGACGACCACCCTGGGTTCCACTCCTACCAGTTAAAAACAAGAAGAAACTAATCTAGTGGACAtgtgatcaccaacactggataaTTGAGCAGTGGGAAAGCATTGCCTGGAAAATAACAGCAAGTTCAGTTTActccccagacctcaacccaatagagcatctttgggatgagatggaacgggctgttcGCAGTATCAATGTACCGCCTTCCAATCTGCAGCAACATGGAATAACACCCCTGCTGTCACGGCCGTCAtcggaatgagaccaaggtgcagcgtggtgagcgtacattttattttattttaaaatgtcgccaacaaatgAAAGAAACAACCGTGACCTTTACAGGGctaagtgccacaaacaaagttaactacccacactgaaaggagggaaaaagggctacctaagtatgattcccagtcagagacaacgatagacagctgtccctgattgagaaccatacccgaccaaaacatagaaataaagaaacatagaaaacaaaacatagaatgcccacccaaatcacaccctgaccaaaccaaatggagacataaaaaggcactctaaggtcagggcgtgacacctgtgGAACgtttctgacaccttgtagaatgcCCTGAAGAATTCTGAGGCAAAGGGCCAAACCAGTACTAGacaggtgtacctaataaactgtccgtgAGTGTTAATCCTACTACCAGTCATTAGAGCGCGGAACAGATCAGTGTCTACACTCGGTCTG
This genomic stretch from Oncorhynchus keta strain PuntledgeMale-10-30-2019 chromosome 29, Oket_V2, whole genome shotgun sequence harbors:
- the LOC118362315 gene encoding zinc finger protein 395-like isoform X2 — its product is MLPKSRLGKRSPLGALVCTSCPSMESTLETGGHGDPEGGVGGPTMGSPGPQHLSRFNNKLLPGQKVYVLCGGRECTGIVEQHNHVDNEVAVLLPVLGQHVLRKLEDVWTCPTVPPPPSTTTQGTGRPHQMSSCIDVPRRSAETMDEMMAALVLTSLSCNPLVPSPPQRDTVTGSAGMECGGGELSDSGSSGYWSCDHGYGSPAPSPPITEIEDHSLSMPPDEGLDMEQVLFDEPAPRKRRNSVKLAYRCLWPNCGKILKSVVGIKRHIRTLHLGQVSEHERCSCSEEDFYYTEIHQREARPLTRPLGVSTPSTPWPASTSSPSPAGVGPGAGGDSPTEVSPQLSQSAPSTPDFFWQVHSEHSYQVPVQVVAPPVSVSSCHCTTPTSTLHPRQGASFRVRSVSVGEQWLQQQSSPIRPHPVSTSPQRSHWSARRIRGEAKKCRKVYGIEHRDQWCTACRWKKACQRFLD
- the LOC118362135 gene encoding proenkephalin-A-like, whose translation is MTMKTPLWSLLLLCLCVPGHCSECHGDCLACGRILPQEINFNTLVCLVECEGNVSPAFTWDMCRKASASPQLPSLPIGGAAMLTRAQKEVEAMLPEEEEEQGEGGLMYPVALQRFDHVVRALGIDELGSESRLTADVYNSQLPQEMQERDEEEGDEEEGDNAMEREQDGAAGISLSKRFGGFLKGRHGYRKLMGPGRPLQKRYGGFIGVRKSARKWNNQKRFSEFLKQYLGMSTRASKSYNSVSADITQQNKV
- the LOC118362315 gene encoding zinc finger protein 395-like isoform X1, whose product is MLPKSRLGKRSPLGALVCTSCPSMESTLETGGHGDPEGGVGGPTMGSPGPQHLSRFNNKLLPGQKVYVLCGGRECTGIVEQHNHVDNEVAVLLPVLGQHVLRKLEDVWTCPTVPPPPSTTTQGTGRPHQMSSCIDVPRRSAETMDEMMAALVLTSLSCNPLVPSPPQRDTVTAGSAGMECGGGELSDSGSSGYWSCDHGYGSPAPSPPITEIEDHSLSMPPDEGLDMEQVLFDEPAPRKRRNSVKLAYRCLWPNCGKILKSVVGIKRHIRTLHLGQVSEHERCSCSEEDFYYTEIHQREARPLTRPLGVSTPSTPWPASTSSPSPAGVGPGAGGDSPTEVSPQLSQSAPSTPDFFWQVHSEHSYQVPVQVVAPPVSVSSCHCTTPTSTLHPRQGASFRVRSVSVGEQWLQQQSSPIRPHPVSTSPQRSHWSARRIRGEAKKCRKVYGIEHRDQWCTACRWKKACQRFLD